ATCGGAGCCGTAAGATACTGGGATACAACGTTTCAGCCAGCATGGAGGCAATCCACACACTTCAAGCTATGAAAATGGCATATAGCAATGGCAACCCATCCGAGGGCTTGATCCATCATTCTGACAAGGGGAGACTGTTCAAGTAAATTCCCTTAAATTTCAAGAAATTAGCGTTTCGGAAATCAAGAAAAGTGGGCGAAAGGCATCCTTAGGCAGGGGTTGCCTTGAATTGACAGATCGTCTACGCAGAAAACACTTCAGTAAATATCAATCATTTTTCGTGGGGAAAAGCCTTATGCTTATAGCCGCGACCATAGGGCTGTTTATGGACAATATGTATATTTAAACAAATGATAGAAAATCATTTACAACTTTTGCCTTCTAACTATTGTGGCGCCCAAATTTACCTGAATGAAGGAAGCCAAAAATGAAGAAAAGTGTACATGTCCAGAACCATGTTAGTGTGGATTGCGATGAAAATCAGTTTCGGGTGACAATAAACTCCCCCGTGGTATTTACCATGCCGAACATCGGCGTAAACCGCAAGTTATTGGTAGTCTTATTGCGTCTTTTAGTGGGAATCGATGGAAAGAGTGTCCTAACCTTCCACCAGATAGCGATTTTACTTGGCTATCCTGATCGGAGAAACATCAATAACTTTTGGCGTGAATTTCAAGCTCATAACTGCAATATTCTGGAGTATCTGAGCAGGAAGGTCGAATTGCTAAAGTATATTGACCTGATTCAGAAGTTTGTTCTCCAGAACCTGCTGTTACCTTTGAATTTAATGTATCAGATATTCACCGCTCAGCACACGATTAAAATGTCTTATCCCACTTTCTGCAAGTATGTGGGTCAGATAGATGGAGCCGCCGTAGCAAAGCAAGCCCGGACACTATTTTGGGAAAAAACAAGCAATGGAGATGTCGTTAGTCTTTTGCGGATATTAGCCGATCAGCATAATGTTCCTGTGATCTGCGATCAGCTTCTGGAGCACACCAAAACTATTGGGACCCAACCCAAGCAAGCAAGCACAGCCAGGTTTCCACTAAATATGCAGCGCCAGAATCTTTGTCTTATGGTGCACTATCTCATTGGCAAAGGTATGAATCAAAGTACCATAGCAATGCTGTTAAACACAAGTAAGGCAACCGTTTCAAATTTATGGCATGAAATTGGGGACTTACAGAGCATCATCTTGAATTCCATTGGCAAATGGAGCGGCAAGATCAGCATTGATGAGAAGTTTCTCAGGTTAGAAGGCATTCCCTACTACATCATCACGATAGTGGACTTCATAACGGGAATACCACTATACCTGAATCTATTCAGAAACACCAGGAAAGAATCTTACGAAGCTTGTTTCAGAGCATTCCACCTGATCTACAAGAAACCGCCCACATTGATTGTCAGCGATGGAAGCCAAGCTCTGGCAGCCGGAAGAAAAGCGGCATTCCCCAATGTTCCACAT
This genomic interval from Candidatus Cloacimonadaceae bacterium contains the following:
- a CDS encoding transposase encodes the protein MKKSVHVQNHVSVDCDENQFRVTINSPVVFTMPNIGVNRKLLVVLLRLLVGIDGKSVLTFHQIAILLGYPDRRNINNFWREFQAHNCNILEYLSRKVELLKYIDLIQKFVLQNLLLPLNLMYQIFTAQHTIKMSYPTFCKYVGQIDGAAVAKQARTLFWEKTSNGDVVSLLRILADQHNVPVICDQLLEHTKTIGTQPKQASTARFPLNMQRQNLCLMVHYLIGKGMNQSTIAMLLNTSKATVSNLWHEIGDLQSIILNSIGKWSGKISIDEKFLRLEGIPYYIITIVDFITGIPLYLNLFRNTRKESYEACFRAFHLIYKKPPTLIVSDGSQALAAGRKAAFPNVPHQLCKFHKIRNLFKKISNSKIAFEEKIMLKAKVVKVFKRNSVSGRKKGIRELRSLAPKPAAEYIDCNILKHWKLLCKGLTSNVSERFNRKITKVLSGRYGLKSEQTVLNLALSLWLTELIDKGKPIMHEQSLIANLNISQICQENVKWKHLDHLFSKCSGKAA